One window from the genome of Musa acuminata AAA Group cultivar baxijiao chromosome BXJ1-4, Cavendish_Baxijiao_AAA, whole genome shotgun sequence encodes:
- the LOC135672594 gene encoding auxin-responsive protein IAA4-like — protein sequence MEDIKGSDGLGDTELRLGLPGTSTATRSAKRALPEGDEESHDELRRTSAAKAQVVGWPPIRSYRKNSFPARKVEAEAEAAAGLYVKVSMDGVPYLRKIDLSVYKGYKELREVLNNMFECFSLGELSRREGGSGSEYAITYEDKDGDLMLVGDVPWEMFISSCKRLRIMKGSEARGLESRQH from the exons ATGGAAGACATCAAGGGAAGCGACGGCCTCGGTGACACGGAGCTGCGGCTCGGTTTGCCGGGCACGTCGACGGCAACAAGGAGCGCCAAGCGAGCACTTCCCGAAGGCGACGAGGAAAGCCACGACGAGCTCCGACGAACCTCGGCGGCAAA GGCACAGGTAGTGGGATGGCCACCGATCCGGTCGTACCGGAAGAACAGCTTCCCGGCGAGGAAGGTGGAGGCCGAGGCCGAGGCCGCCGCCGGGTTATACGTGAAGGTCAGCATGGATGGAGTACCTTACTTGAGGAAGATTGATCTCAGTGTTTACAAGGGTTACAAGGAACTCAGAGAGGTCCTGAACAACATGTTCGAATGTTTCTCTTTAG GAGAGTTGTCAAGGAGAGAAGGAGGCAGTGGATCTGAGTATGCCATCACCTATGAGGATAAAGATGGAGACTTGATGTTGGTTGGTGATGTTCCATGGGA GATGTTCATCTCTTCCTGCAAAAGGCTAAGGATAATGAAAGGATCTGAAGCAAGAGGATTAGAATCAAGACAGCATTAA
- the LOC135663786 gene encoding NADH dehydrogenase [ubiquinone] flavoprotein 2, mitochondrial-like, with protein MFSPAARLATKRLLEIRRALRPSLALASPAVAARSLSTALNYHIDSPDNNPDMPWEFSEANMKRVKEILSHYPSNYKQSAVIPLLDLAQQQHGGWLPVSAMNAVAKIMEVAPIRVYEVATFYSMFNRTKVGKYHLLVCGTTPCMIRGSREIEDALLKHLGVKRNEVTKDGLFSVGEMECMGCCVNAPMIVVADYSNGSEGYSYNYYEDVTPKRVVEIVEMLRKGEKLPAGTQNPDRIRGGPAGGNTTLLREPKPPPCRDLEAC; from the exons ATGTTCTCGCCGGCGGCGCGCCTGGCGACCAAGCGCCTCTTGGAGATCCGCCGAGCGCTGCGCCCTTCGCTCGCG ctcgcttcgcccgctgtcgccGCCAGATCCTTGTCCACGGCCCTCAACTAC CACATTGATTCGCCGGATAACAACCCTGACATGCCATGGGAGTTCAGCGAAGCAAATATGAAAAGG GTCAAAGAGATACTCTCCCACTATCCTTCCAACTACAAGCAATCTGCTGTTATTCCGCTACTGGACCTTGCCCAGCAGCAACATGGTGGATGGTTACCAGTTTCTGCAATGAATGCT GTGGCTAAGATTATGGAAGTTGCTCCTATTCGTGTGTATGAAGTTGCTACTTTTTATTCAATGTTCAATAGGACAAAG GTTGGCAAATATCACCTTTTGGTTTGTGGAACAACACCCTGTATGATTCGTGGATCTCGTGAAATTGAAGATGCCCTATTAAAGCACTTGGGAGTCAAGCGCAATG AAGTGACAAAGGATGGATTGTTTTCAGTTGGCGAAATGGAGTGCATG GGCTGCTGCGTGAATGCTCCTATGATAGTTGTAGCTGACTACAGTAATGGCTCAGAAGGATACTCATATAATTACTAT GAAGATGTGACACCAAAACGAGTTGTTGAGATTGTGGAGATGTTGAGAAAGGGAGAAAAACTACCA GCTGGAACTCAAAATCCTGATCGGATTAGGGGTGGACCAGCCGGAGGGAACACCACATTGCTCCGGGAACCCAAACCGCCCCCATGCAGGGATTTAGAAGCGTGCTGA